A single window of Sphingobacterium sp. ML3W DNA harbors:
- a CDS encoding response regulator transcription factor yields the protein MQKILLAEDDPNLGDLLKDYLELKGKFDVTLCTDGEDAVNQFRKNTFDLCILDVMMPKKDGFTVGREIRKINNTTPIIFATAKGMMEDKTEAFELGGDDYITKPFRVEELLLRIHALLKRVVREKDEQVISDKFEIGEYFFDYTSQQIAHKGLQQKLSTKEAELLRLLCLKKNDVLTREEALLKIWHDDNYFTGRSMDVFLSKLRKYLRDDPKVEIVNVHGKGYKLLVS from the coding sequence ATGCAGAAGATATTATTAGCAGAAGACGACCCAAACTTAGGGGATTTGTTAAAAGATTACCTAGAACTGAAAGGTAAATTTGACGTCACACTTTGCACGGACGGAGAAGATGCAGTTAATCAATTTCGTAAAAACACTTTTGATCTTTGCATTCTAGATGTCATGATGCCAAAAAAAGATGGCTTCACAGTTGGTAGAGAAATAAGAAAAATAAACAACACGACCCCTATCATATTTGCGACAGCAAAAGGTATGATGGAAGATAAAACGGAAGCATTTGAGCTCGGTGGAGATGATTATATCACGAAACCATTCCGTGTAGAAGAATTGCTTCTTCGCATCCATGCATTACTTAAACGAGTAGTAAGGGAAAAAGATGAACAAGTTATTAGTGATAAGTTTGAAATCGGAGAGTATTTCTTCGATTATACAAGTCAACAAATTGCACACAAGGGACTACAGCAAAAACTATCTACAAAAGAAGCAGAGCTACTTCGACTGCTATGTCTAAAGAAAAATGATGTACTAACACGAGAAGAAGCCCTATTAAAAATTTGGCACGATGATAATTACTTCACGGGCAGAAGTATGGATGTTTTCTTAAGTAAACTAAGAAAATATTTAAGAGATGACCCTAAAGTAGAAATTGTCAATGTGCATGGAAAAGGTTATAAATTATTAGTAAGCTAA
- a CDS encoding phosphatase PAP2 family protein: protein MKISSLLFLSLLLSFYSTSLHAQSDSLSLINSKAEVKQISYKQLLVPATLITYGIVSLKSPYLKHKNEQINNAINNNPSKTFKLDNLTLFIPSAAVYGLDILGIPSKHSLKERLAISTISHAITLSTVYTIKHTTPTWRPDQADQESFPSGHTAIAFTGAEMLWQEYKDQSVWYGIAGYTIAAGTGYLRMYNHKHWFSDVAMGAGIGIMGTKIAYWLLPLFDKHLQSKKTTPFTMASPFYNGKQLGMVATFQL, encoded by the coding sequence ATGAAAATTTCATCCCTATTATTTTTAAGCCTCTTACTATCCTTCTATTCAACATCTCTCCATGCCCAAAGTGACTCGTTATCACTTATTAATTCTAAAGCCGAAGTCAAACAGATATCATACAAGCAATTACTTGTCCCAGCCACATTAATAACGTATGGAATAGTATCCTTAAAAAGCCCTTACCTAAAACATAAAAATGAACAAATAAACAATGCAATAAATAACAATCCGTCGAAAACATTCAAGCTCGATAATCTCACACTTTTTATTCCTTCGGCAGCTGTATATGGTCTTGATATACTCGGGATACCCAGTAAACACAGTCTCAAAGAACGTTTGGCAATTAGCACAATCTCTCACGCTATCACCCTCTCAACTGTATATACAATTAAGCATACCACCCCTACTTGGAGGCCAGACCAAGCAGACCAAGAGTCATTCCCATCAGGACACACTGCAATCGCCTTTACAGGAGCAGAGATGTTGTGGCAAGAATATAAAGATCAATCTGTTTGGTATGGAATTGCAGGTTACACAATTGCTGCAGGAACAGGATACCTCAGAATGTATAACCATAAACATTGGTTTTCTGATGTAGCAATGGGCGCAGGTATCGGAATCATGGGAACCAAAATTGCATATTGGCTGCTACCCCTCTTCGATAAACATTTACAATCAAAAAAAACAACTCCATTCACGATGGCCTCTCCATTTTACAATGGCAAACAACTCGGAATGGTTGCTACATTTCAATTATAA